One genomic window of Tatumella citrea includes the following:
- the mqo gene encoding malate dehydrogenase (quinone), with amino-acid sequence MCKSTMNLSLAMSAAAGTAQKVQNGKDVDVLLIGAGVMSATLGTFLQELEPEWTLEMVERLSDVAEESSNGWNNAGTGHSALAELNYTPQKADGSIDISKAVAINESFQISRQFWAAQVEMGRLNRPETFINTTPHMSFVWGDDNVEFLRKRVAALKASTLFRGMEYSEDPQQIARWVPLLMEGRKPGTRIAATRTEIGTDVNFGEITRQLISALQKHETFTLRTRQEVREISRLPDGRWQVTLQDLQLKSQRQLIARHVFIGAGGAALPLLQKSGIPEARRFAGFPVGGSFLVTENPQLVSQHLAKVYGKASVGAPPMSVPHVDTRMLDGKQVLLFGPFATFSTKFLKQGSLLDMFSSMTASNLLPMLQVGTKNINLIKYLIGQVLQNDNDRMEALQNYVPNARPEDWRLVTAGQRVQIIENDSKQGGVLRLGTEIVTSQDGTISALLGASPGASTAAKIMLDLMSKIFPTEMASSGWQQKIRQMIPSYGTSLDGNVAATEQVLSSTSHILQLDYRAPETSVTEKASQPISAANDEGHDTENVVGK; translated from the coding sequence ATGTGTAAATCAACCATGAACCTTTCTCTCGCTATGAGTGCCGCCGCCGGTACTGCGCAGAAGGTTCAGAATGGAAAAGACGTTGATGTGCTACTGATCGGCGCCGGTGTGATGAGTGCCACACTGGGAACTTTTCTGCAGGAGCTGGAACCCGAATGGACACTGGAAATGGTGGAGCGACTGTCTGATGTCGCTGAAGAATCCTCTAATGGCTGGAATAACGCAGGTACAGGGCACTCCGCACTGGCCGAACTGAACTATACCCCGCAAAAAGCAGACGGTTCGATCGATATCAGCAAAGCTGTCGCGATTAATGAATCCTTCCAGATTTCACGCCAGTTCTGGGCTGCTCAGGTAGAAATGGGCCGTCTGAACCGCCCGGAAACTTTTATCAATACCACCCCGCATATGAGTTTTGTCTGGGGTGATGATAATGTGGAGTTCCTGCGTAAACGGGTTGCTGCACTGAAAGCCAGCACTCTGTTTCGTGGCATGGAATATTCTGAAGATCCACAGCAAATTGCCCGCTGGGTTCCTCTGTTGATGGAAGGACGCAAACCCGGAACCCGGATTGCTGCCACCCGCACCGAAATCGGAACCGATGTTAATTTTGGTGAAATTACCCGTCAGCTGATTAGCGCACTGCAGAAACATGAGACCTTTACGTTACGCACCCGGCAGGAAGTTCGTGAAATCAGCCGCTTGCCTGATGGGCGCTGGCAGGTCACGTTGCAGGACCTGCAATTAAAATCTCAGCGACAACTGATTGCCAGACACGTGTTTATCGGGGCTGGCGGTGCAGCATTACCTCTGCTGCAAAAATCCGGAATTCCGGAAGCTCGCCGCTTTGCCGGTTTCCCGGTCGGTGGCTCATTTTTGGTTACCGAAAATCCGCAGCTGGTGAGTCAGCATCTGGCAAAAGTTTACGGGAAAGCCAGCGTTGGAGCCCCTCCAATGTCTGTTCCTCATGTAGATACCCGTATGCTGGATGGAAAACAGGTTCTGTTGTTTGGCCCGTTCGCGACCTTTTCTACTAAATTCCTGAAACAGGGTTCATTGCTGGACATGTTCAGTTCAATGACCGCCTCTAACCTGCTGCCAATGCTGCAGGTAGGTACCAAAAATATCAATCTGATCAAATACCTTATTGGCCAGGTATTACAGAACGATAATGACCGGATGGAGGCTTTGCAGAATTATGTACCAAATGCCCGTCCTGAAGACTGGCGGTTGGTCACTGCAGGTCAACGTGTACAAATTATCGAAAATGACAGTAAACAGGGCGGAGTGTTACGTCTGGGGACCGAAATTGTGACATCTCAGGATGGTACTATTTCAGCCTTGCTCGGAGCATCCCCTGGTGCATCAACCGCAGCTAAAATTATGCTGGATTTGATGAGTAAGATTTTCCCGACGGAAATGGCCTCATCCGGATGGCAGCAAAAAATTCGCCAGATGATACCGTCCTACGGAACTTCACTTGACGGAAATGTCGCCGCAACCGAGCAGGTGCTCTCATCCACCAGCCATATTTTGCAGTTAGATTACCGTGCACCGGAGACCTCTGTCACGGAAAAGGCCAGTCAGCCAATTTCGGCGGCCAATGATGAAGGCCATGACACGGAGAATGTCGTGGGAAAGTAA